The genomic segment GTTTAAAGAAAAATTAGCTGTTCCATTTATAAGAGTAGTTTTTACATTGTAGTAGTTTTTGTTTATAAAAAGATTTAAAAATAATTCAATGCAAATACTGGCGGAAGCTGGGTTACCCGGCAGTATAAATACAGGCTTTTTGTTAATCTCGGCAAACTTAAATGTCCTACCAGGGCTTGCATTTAAGTTTTCGGCCATAATTTCACCTTTAGACTCCATTATTATTTTTTTTATTAAGTCTTTTTGACCAAATGCAGTGCCTCCAAAGGTGACTACTATATCATAGTGCTCGGTTGCTTCATTTATCTTATTTAATATTTCATTATAGTTATCCTTCACTATCCCTAAATAAGTAAATGGAATTTTTTTTGAGCTTAAAAAGGATGCAAGCATATGGTAATTGCTGTTAATTATTGAGTCTTTTATAATGTATTGTTCAGTAATTTCACTTCCCGTCGATATGATTCCGATACTTGGCTTTTTATATACATTTATTGAGTTAATCCTGCATAAAGCCAGCTTTTCCACATCTCTGTGGTCAATTATTGAGCCGTTATTTATAATGACTTGGTTTTTTTTAAAAATGCTACCTGCCTCTTCGATGTATCTGTTTTTCATTCTGAAAGTCCCATCGATTTCAATATATCCGTTTGATTCGTTGCAAAATTCTATTGGGACTACTGCATTCTGATTTTTGGAAAGATTACTTCCTGTTGAACATCTTATACATTCATCCGCTTGTAATTTATGGTCATATGTTTCATTAGCATTTAAGTGGGCAACTACTTTAAGCTTTTTTTTAAAATCTGCTATTTTAATATCAAAGGCAAATCCGTCCATTCTTGACCTTTTTTTTTCAGGAAAGTCAAAAGGTGCTTTAATCTCGGAGGCTGACACAAGTCCGCTTGTATCTTCAATGGGCA from the Deferrivibrio essentukiensis genome contains:
- a CDS encoding molybdopterin molybdotransferase MoeA; the protein is MDLYNVINIIENYNIKLTSEFLPIEDTSGLVSASEIKAPFDFPEKKRSRMDGFAFDIKIADFKKKLKVVAHLNANETYDHKLQADECIRCSTGSNLSKNQNAVVPIEFCNESNGYIEIDGTFRMKNRYIEEAGSIFKKNQVIINNGSIIDHRDVEKLALCRINSINVYKKPSIGIISTGSEITEQYIIKDSIINSNYHMLASFLSSKKIPFTYLGIVKDNYNEILNKINEATEHYDIVVTFGGTAFGQKDLIKKIIMESKGEIMAENLNASPGRTFKFAEINKKPVFILPGNPASASICIELFLNLFINKNYYNVKTTLINGTANFSLNKKQGFHKLIPGFISFDKDGIIFYDRINTQNYHRHFNGIAIIDAEIQSVKVGDSVDL